In one Spirosoma rigui genomic region, the following are encoded:
- a CDS encoding glycosyltransferase family 2 protein: MKNGPRILIIIPCYNEEKTIASVVDQIAQCRARHGLNLDILVVNDCSRDNTLARIQELDCMYLDLPINLGIGGAMHSGYRFAYRHGYAIAVQVDGDGQHPADKLPVLLAPLLNDEADIVIGSRFLNRVGFQSTFARRAGIGFFMYLNWLLIGQTIRDSTSGFRAMNSRTLAIVDRYYPDEYPEPEAIVQFGLHKLRILEVPVEMLERQGGVSSITSLNSIYYMMKVTLGSLFIFLRLKNSRRQWI, from the coding sequence ATGAAGAACGGGCCGCGCATACTGATTATCATACCGTGTTACAACGAGGAGAAAACGATTGCCTCAGTGGTGGATCAGATCGCTCAATGCCGGGCGCGACACGGTCTTAATCTCGACATTCTGGTTGTCAATGACTGCTCACGGGATAATACGCTGGCCCGGATTCAGGAGTTGGACTGCATGTACCTGGACCTGCCCATCAATCTGGGCATTGGAGGAGCCATGCATAGTGGCTATCGGTTTGCTTATCGGCACGGCTATGCTATTGCCGTTCAGGTCGACGGGGATGGCCAGCACCCGGCCGATAAGCTACCTGTTTTGCTGGCACCGCTGCTGAACGACGAAGCGGATATTGTTATTGGCTCCCGGTTCCTGAACCGCGTGGGCTTTCAGTCGACCTTCGCGCGCCGGGCGGGTATCGGCTTTTTCATGTATTTAAACTGGCTGCTCATTGGCCAGACTATCCGGGATAGTACGTCGGGTTTCCGGGCCATGAACAGCCGGACGCTCGCCATCGTTGATCGCTACTACCCGGACGAGTATCCTGAGCCGGAAGCCATTGTCCAGTTTGGTCTGCATAAACTGCGTATTCTGGAGGTACCGGTTGAAATGCTGGAGCGCCAGGGGGGAGTGTCCTCCATTACGTCGCTGAACTCCATTTACTACATGATGAAGGTGACACTTGGGTCCCTGTTTATCTTTCTGAGATTAAAAAATAGTCGCCGGCAATGGATATAA
- a CDS encoding DUF2304 domain-containing protein: MDIIPFKVQIISILSVLVFMYVVIRLIVRGKLREEYSIVWILGTFVLIIFSIWRQGLQKISALLNVSYAPSLLFLIAIFAIICFLLHISVVISKLQSQIKDLAYELAILKQQASQGKPIDPLTGEQR; the protein is encoded by the coding sequence ATGGATATAATACCTTTCAAGGTGCAGATAATCAGTATACTGAGTGTGCTGGTCTTCATGTATGTCGTAATCCGGTTAATTGTCCGCGGTAAGCTTCGGGAAGAATACTCTATCGTCTGGATACTGGGCACATTCGTACTGATTATCTTTTCAATCTGGCGACAGGGTCTGCAAAAAATATCGGCATTGCTGAACGTATCTTACGCGCCTTCTCTGCTGTTCCTGATCGCTATTTTTGCCATCATCTGTTTCCTGCTTCACATATCGGTTGTGATATCTAAACTTCAGTCGCAGATAAAAGACCTGGCGTACGAACTGGCGATTCTCAAACAGCAGGCCAGCCAAGGCAAGCCAATCGATCCGCTAACAGGGGAGCAGCGTTGA
- a CDS encoding alpha-1,2-fucosyltransferase, translating into MIVVELIGGLGNQMFQYAFGIRLATERQTELVASGFLLKNRLLAKLRHYTYRHFELDAFGIAEPSSSPVNLVRAILPIPQSMVLLRETTTGTAVLPLPPYAEHIVCVGYWQSEHYFKTVKSAVRQQFTFRKPINDFTRRVKDCIAGSPNPVFVHVRRGDYVTNTNASQHHGVCGIDYYKKAIAVVNKQIDSPDFYVFSDDLDWVRQELGPLLGQATYVDGNRGPDSWQDMFLMSQCRHAIIANSSFSWWGAWLNAEPSRIVIAPRNWFTAKTSDQLLPNHWVSL; encoded by the coding sequence ATGATTGTCGTTGAACTGATTGGCGGCCTGGGAAATCAGATGTTTCAATATGCATTTGGTATCCGGCTAGCTACCGAACGCCAGACAGAACTTGTAGCCAGCGGTTTTTTGCTAAAGAACAGGCTACTGGCTAAACTTCGGCACTATACATACCGGCACTTTGAGTTAGATGCTTTTGGCATTGCAGAGCCGAGTTCATCACCGGTCAACCTTGTGCGCGCAATACTGCCTATTCCGCAGAGTATGGTTCTGTTGCGTGAGACCACCACCGGAACCGCCGTTCTCCCCTTACCACCCTATGCAGAACACATCGTATGTGTAGGCTACTGGCAATCTGAACACTACTTCAAAACAGTCAAGTCCGCGGTTCGTCAACAGTTTACTTTTCGTAAGCCTATCAACGATTTCACCCGGCGGGTTAAGGATTGTATAGCTGGCTCACCTAACCCGGTGTTTGTTCATGTTCGGCGGGGCGATTACGTTACCAACACCAATGCTAGTCAACATCACGGGGTCTGCGGCATAGATTATTACAAGAAGGCTATTGCAGTTGTGAATAAACAGATCGACAGTCCTGACTTTTATGTCTTCTCCGATGACCTGGACTGGGTCAGGCAAGAACTCGGACCACTTTTGGGTCAGGCAACCTATGTAGACGGAAACCGAGGCCCTGATAGCTGGCAGGATATGTTTCTGATGAGCCAGTGCCGTCACGCCATCATTGCTAATAGTTCATTCAGTTGGTGGGGGGCTTGGCTTAACGCTGAACCCAGCCGAATTGTGATTGCGCCCAGAAACTGGTTCACCGCAAAAACATCGGATCAATTACTGCCTAACCACTGGGTGAGCCTATAA
- a CDS encoding DUF268 domain-containing protein has product MPEGMISRILKIGTQVIWSGLKAVPPYFSDYSALKKQLKGRSDFPVRGYYPALFDRYAESGHLVKHYFQQDLYVAQRIFHNTPIRHVDIGSRIDGFVAHVATFRPIEIVDIRPLNKVIPNVRFRQADLMALPPDLLHYTDSISALHAIEHFGLGRYGDPIDVDGHLKALANIHQILKPGGRFYFSSPIGPQGIVYNAHRVFDLSYLIQLFSKDYRIESLSYIDDNEQFVANVDWTSDAVRSNFGCTYGCGIFELIKHE; this is encoded by the coding sequence ATGCCTGAAGGTATGATTAGCCGAATACTTAAAATTGGAACGCAAGTGATCTGGAGTGGATTAAAGGCTGTTCCGCCTTATTTCAGTGACTACTCTGCCTTGAAAAAGCAGTTGAAAGGGCGCTCCGATTTCCCTGTACGAGGCTACTATCCGGCACTATTCGATCGCTACGCAGAAAGCGGCCATCTGGTGAAACACTATTTTCAGCAGGATTTATACGTAGCACAACGAATCTTCCACAACACACCCATACGACATGTGGATATTGGCTCACGTATCGACGGCTTTGTAGCGCACGTTGCGACATTCAGGCCGATTGAAATCGTTGATATACGCCCGCTCAACAAAGTAATTCCAAATGTTCGCTTTCGGCAGGCGGATCTGATGGCACTACCACCTGACCTTCTTCATTACACGGATTCGATTTCAGCCTTACATGCTATCGAACATTTTGGACTGGGTCGCTATGGTGATCCTATCGATGTTGACGGCCATTTAAAGGCATTGGCTAATATCCACCAGATCCTGAAGCCGGGCGGGCGGTTTTATTTTTCTTCTCCTATTGGTCCTCAGGGTATTGTTTATAACGCCCACCGGGTTTTTGACCTCTCTTACTTGATTCAGCTATTCAGCAAAGACTACCGCATCGAATCCCTTTCTTATATTGACGATAATGAGCAATTCGTGGCGAATGTCGACTGGACATCTGATGCTGTGCGTTCCAATTTCGGCTGCACATACGGCTGCGGCATTTTTGAACTGATCAAACACGAATAA
- a CDS encoding glycosyltransferase family 2 protein gives MNAQNTPLVSVIMPVYNGERYVAQAIESILTQTYTHLELLVLDNGSTDGTAAILRNYAEQDPRVHCLFHPEPLGHAGEAASNMASRQAKGQYIAKLDADDLAVSSRIEKQVAFLEGNPDIFLVGSYLELIDGAGQSKGIRTYPLSSDAIYREFYLRFPVANPAIMYRNGVVEGDFYQLRNKLFTDDYYSLFVYLHGGLAFANLPEPLTRYRVHDRNTVFTNLRAKWDINMDVKRSFIREFGYTPPFTHRLLVGLISAGIHTFPERFLIRIMNRTRKLLNA, from the coding sequence ATGAATGCGCAGAACACTCCGCTGGTTTCGGTTATCATGCCCGTTTACAACGGAGAGCGATACGTAGCGCAGGCCATTGAGAGCATTCTTACCCAGACGTATACACACCTGGAGTTGCTGGTACTTGATAACGGCTCTACCGACGGAACGGCCGCCATTCTCCGGAACTATGCCGAACAGGATCCACGAGTTCACTGTCTGTTCCACCCGGAACCCCTTGGTCATGCCGGAGAAGCCGCTTCTAACATGGCGAGCAGGCAAGCTAAGGGTCAGTACATTGCCAAACTGGACGCAGACGATCTGGCCGTTTCCAGCCGTATTGAAAAACAGGTAGCTTTTCTGGAAGGAAACCCTGACATATTTCTTGTTGGCAGTTACCTGGAGCTTATCGACGGCGCGGGGCAGTCGAAGGGCATCCGTACCTATCCGTTGTCGAGTGATGCCATTTACCGCGAATTTTATCTTCGGTTTCCCGTAGCGAATCCGGCTATCATGTACCGAAACGGCGTTGTTGAGGGTGATTTTTACCAGCTACGCAACAAGCTGTTCACGGATGACTACTACAGCTTGTTTGTGTACCTTCATGGTGGGCTCGCCTTTGCCAACCTGCCCGAGCCACTCACGCGCTACCGGGTCCACGACCGCAACACGGTATTTACCAATCTGCGGGCGAAATGGGACATCAATATGGACGTAAAACGGAGCTTTATCCGGGAGTTTGGCTACACCCCACCCTTCACCCACCGGTTACTGGTCGGCCTGATATCGGCAGGTATCCACACCTTTCCGGAACGCTTTTTGATACGCATCATGAATAGAACCCGTAAACTATTGAATGCCTGA